From one Puntigrus tetrazona isolate hp1 unplaced genomic scaffold, ASM1883169v1 S000000456, whole genome shotgun sequence genomic stretch:
- the eif3ha gene encoding eukaryotic translation initiation factor 3 subunit H-A — protein sequence MASRKESAASGSSPLDSPVKQIQIDGLVVLKIIKHYQEEGQGSEVVQGVLLGLVVEDRLEITNCFPFPQHTEDDVDFDEVQYQMEMMRSLRHVNIDHLHVGWYQSTYYGSFVSRALLDSQFSYQHAIEESVVLIYDPIKTAQGSLCLKAYRLTPKLMEICKEKDFTPEGLKKACIGYEHMFEEVPIVIKNSHLINVLLLDLQEKSTVADKHELLNLSSSNHLEKSLQLLMDRMDDMSQEIVKYNTYCRNLTKQQQQKQQYLQRRQQENAQRQSRGEPPLPEEDISKMFKPPQAPARMDTLLIAGQINNYCQNIKEFTSQNLGKLFMAEALQGHSS from the exons GTGGTGTTGAAGATCATTAAGCACTACCAGGAGGAGGGCCAGGGTAGTGAGGTGGTTCAGGGTGTTCTGCTTGGCCTGGTGGTTGAAGACCGCCTGGAGATCACGAACTGCTTCCCCTTCCCCCAGCACACCGAAGATGATGTCGACTTCGATGAAG TTCAATACCAGATGGAGATGATGAGGAGTCTCCGGCATGTGAACATCGACCATCTCCACGTCGGCTGGTATCAGTCCACGTACTACGGCTCTTTTGTCAGCCGAGCCCTGCTGGACTCGCAGTTCAGCTACCAGCATGCAATCGAAGAGTCTGTGGTGCTTATTTATG ATCCCATCAAGACCGCGCAAGGCTCTCTCTGTCTGAAGGCCTACAGGTTGACCCCCAAACTGATGGAGATCTGCAAAGAGAAAGACTTCACTCCGGAGGG GCTGAAGAAGGCTTGCATTGGCTACGAGCACATGTTCGAGGAAGTCCCCATCGTCATCAAGAACTCGCATCTCATAAACGTTCTCCTGTTGGATCTGCAAGAGAAGAGTACGGTGGCTGACAAGCACGAGCTGCTCAATCTGTCAAGCAG TAACCACCTGGAAAAGAGCCTTCAGCTGCTGATGGACCGCATGGACGACATGAGCCAAGAAATCGTCAAGTACAATACGTACTGCCGCAACCTCACcaaacaacagcagcagaagcagcag TATCTCCAGAGGAGGCAGCAGGAAAACGCCCAGCGGCAGAGTCGTGGAGAGCCTCCGTTACCAGAAGAAGACATCAGCAAGATGTTCAAACCTCCGCAGGCGCCGGCTCGCATGGACACGCTCCTCATCGCAG GGCAAATCAACAACTACTGTCAGAACATTAAGGAGTTCACCTCACAGAACCTTGGAAAACTCTTCATGGCAGAAGCACTGCAGGGCCACAGCAGCTAG